The Bradyrhizobium sp. LLZ17 genomic sequence AAAATGACAACAGCGCTATTGACGAAGTGGCGCAAATTCTCACCGACATGAGCATCAGGTTCGACATCGCCGTCGATGTACCGCATCACATCTCGAAAGGGCCAGCCGATCCCGGCAATGCAAACCGAGGCCGTGGCGCTTCATCATCCAAGGATGCGTTCAGGCTGGTCGATACCGTGACCCGCATGTCGGAGGAGGATGCCAAACGCTACGGGCTGAGCGAGGTCGAGCGGCGATGGCTGATCCGAATCGACAATGCCAAGGTCAACATCGCGCCGATGGCGGACGCACGATGGTTCCAGCTGGTCAGCGTCAACATCGGCAACGCGACCGATCTTTATCCGAACGGCGACAATGTTCAAACCGTCGAGCCGTGGTCGGCCCCGGGCTTGTTCGCCGAGCTGAGCGTCCCGGTCCTCAACGCCATCCTCGACGACATCGAGGAGGGCCTGCCTGACGGCAACCGCTTCAGCGATGCCCCCAACGTCACTGATCGTGCTGCCTGGCGCGTTATCGAGAGGCACTGCGGCAAAGGCGAAGGACCGGCCCGACAGATCATCAAGACGTGGCTCGGTTCCGGCCTGCTGACCCATGTTTCTTATGAGAACCCGATCACCCGCAAGCCTGTCAAAGGCCTTCGCGTGGACCCTGTAAAGAGGCCGTCATGATCTGCGCCGTTGATCAGGTTCTAATGGCGCACCAACGGCAAATGGGCTCTGCGCCGTTGTTACTGGTGCGCCTAAGTAAAAACCAATGGCGCATTGGGGTGCGCCATTTGGTTTTTTTAACGGCGCACCAATGGCGCGATGGCGCACAGCAGGCAGCGAAAACCCGAACACGCTAAGTGTTCACAGTGTACACTTATCTAAGGAGGAGTTTGCCCATGTCACGCGGCCTCGGCAGATTGCAGAGAGCATTGTGGGAGACGATCCTCCAGCACGGCAAGCCGATGTCGTTCGACGAGATGCGGGCAATCATTCTGCAGGAGCTAAAGCTGGAATATGGCTCCAAGCTGCGCCCGTCATTTGAGCGCTCGATGCGGCGGGCGCTGCATCGAATGGCCGAGCCCGGTGGTCGGTTAATTGCCATCGGAGACGGCGGGCGGGCCGAGCGTATCGCTATTTCATCCATCCGCTCATCATCGGGATGATGGCCACGACGCCGAAAGCGGACGCGCTCCAGCAAGCGCTGAAAGCTGATCCCGGTGCGGAAAAGGCCGCAGCCAAATGCATGGCGGAGATGTTCAATCAAAATTCAAGCTGAGCGATGGACAAGCCCACGCCACCCACCAACCGCCAACGCCGACGCGAGCAACAGCGCCGTCACCGTCTGCGCCAGCGCGAAGGTCGGCGGGTTTATCCTGTCGAATTGGACGGCTCGATCCTCAGCATGCTGGTTGACCTGCGCTGGCTCGATGACGACAAGGCTGGCGACCACCGAGAGGTGGGCGCTGCCGTTCGTCGGTTATTGATCGAGGCCGCGAGCGGGCTGCCGCCAAAAAAACCGTAAGCCTACGACACCGGACGCCGCAGCGCCGTGGCATCGTGCCGATGATGGAGGACCGCCATGAACGCACCGGCTCGCCAAGGCATCCCGCTCCGACCTGATCCCGGCGCGCTGCTCAGCTCGCAGCGCCGCAGCTTCATCCGCGCCGCAACTGCGGTGGCGCTTGCATCCCGTGACCGGCAGCGCCCCGACGCGATACTGGCCAAGGCATGGCCCGACGACGCCACAGCGCCGCGCATGCTGAAGGGCGCGACATCGCCGACCACCAGCGGCGGCGGCTACCCGCAGGTGCAGACCATCGCCGTGCTGCCGATGCTGGCTCCGTCGAGCGCCTCGGCGCGGCTGCTCGAGCTGGCCAGCTCCGTCGATCTGGCCGGTGTCTCATCCGTTGCGGTGCCGTACATCGGCGCAAGCGGCAGGCCGGTGGTGCCGTTCGTCGAGGAAGGCAAGCCGATGCCGGTGGTCGATATGACCATCTCGGGCATCAGGGTCGGGCCGGTGAAGAAGCTGCTGATCGGATCGGCGCTCACCAACGAGCTGCAGAATGCCAGCAACGACACGGCGTCAACGATCATCGGCGGTGCGCTTGCGACATCCGCCGAGCAAAGCATGGACGCGCTGCTGCTCAGCGCCGCTGCAGCGACCGCTGCTGCCCCTGCAGGCATCCTCGAGGGCGTTGCCGCGATTCCATCGGCGGGCACCAGCGGCGCGGAAGGCATCGCCAACGATCTGGCGCTGCTCGCGGAAAGCATCGCCAGCAACGGCATCGGCGCCGACGAGATGATCGTGATCACCACGCCCGCGCTCGCGACCAAGCTGCGCTGTCTGGTCTCGCTGAAATTTTCCAACGAGGTGTTGTCGTCCTCATCGATACCAGCCGGTGAGGTGATCGCGGTCGCGGCTGGCGGTCTGGTGACGGGCTATGACGGCGGCGTCACAATCGAGGTCAGCGAAGAGCCGACTTTGCATTTCGAGGACGCCGCACCGACCGACATCAGCATCCCCGGCGCGCCTGCTGCTGTGGCCGCGCCGACGATCTCGATCTGGCAGACCGACAGCCTCGCGGTGAAAGTTCGTGGCTGGTGCGCCTGGGCAGTTCATCCCGGCGCGGTCGCCTACGTCACAGGAGCAGCGTGGTAACATGGGCAGCGAAGAGAACTATGAGCGCATGTGGCAGATGCGGCGGGAGAACGAGCAGCGCCTCCAAGAGCTGCAGCAACAGCGGCGCGAGCGCGAATACCTCGAGGCAATGAGCCAGCCGGTCGAAGATCGTGTCGAGCGCTGGAAGCGTGAGGCCGAGGAGCAGACCGCGCGGGAGCAGCGGACCGTGCGAGAGCGCCGACGAAGCGAACGGCGTGCCGAGCCTGCGCCGGTTAATTGGGACCTGCGCATTGCCGATGCCATCGCGGAGGAACGGCGGTTCCTGATCGAGGTGGTCGGCCAAGCCGTGGGAGAGCTGCGTGAGCAGATCGAAACGAGCATGCGCAAGGAATTTGAAGAGCAGCTGCGTCAAACGCAGGTCGATGCAGCCGAGGCGAAGATCATGCTGGGCGAGCTGCGGATCAGCTTCGCCGAGCTGCGCGAGCAACTGAGCGGTGCGGATCAGGGCAAGACCATCGACCTGCCATCATTGCGCAACCGCGCGAATTGAGCGCAGTCTCTTTCAGTAGCTACGCTACGGGTAAGGCAGGCATCCGTTGCAAACCAGAGCGAGAGTGAGGCCGTCACAGTAGACGGCCTTTCTGCAATAATCGCTTGCCTTTCTGGAACGAGCTGTCTGAACATCCCTTAACCAAGATGAACGGTCCAGTTAAGGCTATGGGCGATGGGCAGCGAGTGGTTGCATTCCTCCAAATACTGGCGACTGCGCGCGGAAGAGTTCCGGAGCAAGGCCGACGCTTGCCAGTTCCCGCAGACAAGAGAAACGCTGCGCGACATTGCCAATAACTACAACGAGTTGGCTCAGCGCGCCGAGCAGGTCGTTACACTCGCTGAGTTGGACAAGGACGCCCGCTTCAAAATAGGCCCGCGCGCACGGGGGCGCGGCGACGAGTAGCGCGCTATCCCCGCAGCTTAACCTACTTTAATTAGGATCTGGTTCGCCCGTTGTAGGTTACCTCGCATCATCGGCCACGTATTCAGGGCGTCGGTGACTGAGAGACGCTATTGCGCTCCCGCCTGCTCGGGAGTGCTTTCTATGCCGGAACCATTAAGCCGCGAAACGCGGGAACTATTGGAGCGCGCCGACGCGGCGATGAGCGAGGCGCGTCAGGCGGTCAACCGAGCCCACCAACTGCGATGGAAGGCTTCCGCAACCGCTCGACCCGAGCAACCCGATCAGCGCGCCCCTGCACCACCCAGCAAAGCTGACCAGGGGCCGGGGGGCGGATCGTCCAAATAGGGTCTGCAGCTTGTCAGAGCGGCGGAGCGCTCCAAAGTTAGCGCCCGCAGGTTGGAAAAAACCGCCCGAGAAAATAATTCTCTTCTTCGCGCGGAGAGAACCTCCTTCTACATGCTCGACGAGGCCGAAAACCTCGCCTTTCGGTGCCAAAACGCGCAGGGTGGCCGCCAAGTCGCAGAAACAGGAGGTTTTGATGCGTCCAGGCCCATCGCCCGAGCCGCTGCGCCTGCGAATTTTGAAGGGCAACCCCGGCAAGCGCCGCCTGCCGCTCAATGAGCCACAGCCGCCGATACCGCCAGCCATGCCCGAGCCGCCGCCGCACATCACCGGCTACGCCAGCGATGAATGGTGGGGCATCGGGCCCGCGCTGCTTCGGCTCGGCATCTTGACCGAATGCGATATCGCCGCATTCAGCGCCTACTGCCACAGTTACGGCCAATGGCGGATGGCCGCCGAGGCGCTGGCGCGGATGCAGGCTGGCGATCCGCTGATGAACGCGCAGATCATCAAAAGCAAATACGGGGACGCGGTAGCGAATCCGCTCGTCTCGATCGTCCGCAAGCACGCGGGCGACGTGGTGCGCTATGCCGCCGAATTTGGTTTGACCTCCGCAGCTCGCGCTCGGCTATCTGCAGGCGGCTTCGCACCGCCATCGCCGCCGTCGAAGTTCGACGGGCTGCTCGGCGGCAGCGTCGTGCCGATGAAGCCGCGCGGGGATGAAGACGCGTGAGGCGAAGCCTGATCTTGCAATATCCTGCCAGACCCTCATAGGCTCCTCCTCAGCGGGGGGAGCGTGGCCTATGTTTGAGAGCATCCGGAGGCAATGGGCAGTAGCGAGGGCAGACGTTCTATCGAAGCAAGTAGACGACATCTTGCAACGGTACGAGCGGATGAACTCCAACGATAAGTATTGGGTTTTTTCGGCCTTCAATTCTGTGCTGTCGGAATTGGAGGACCAGCTTGGTTCGTTTGCGCATTGGAGCAACGAACAAAAGAAGCAGCTTGCAAAGCAGATCATGCTTTCGGCTCAAAAGGCTTTGACCGAGCGCGGAAACAACATAGCCGCTGAGACAACTCGAATTAGCGCACACGGCGGAGCATTGCTCTCACTTTATTTGGAACTGCAAACGCTCCCCGGCGATCAAGCCGCCAGTATCGTAGAGGCCATTGAGAACTGGCGAGCACTGGCTCAATCCTGAACAGGTCAGCGCAGTAGTAATCAATACTTGTCACTCTGCAATTCTCGCAGAGTGATGCCCGCAGCATCGCTTATTTGCGAACCGACCGCTCCCTGCTTAATTGCCCAATTCACCACATCGCGCTTGCTCACACCGGCAGCGAGCATCCTCGCACCTTCCTTTATCAACGCGGCGGTTTGTGTTCTTTCCCTATCAAGCATCCGCATCATCGCATCACAGGCAACGGTGTTGCCTTGCTTGGAGGCCAAGCAGCTGTCGTATATGGCTGCATCGTTGGCGGAGCGTTCGGGGCTGGCTTTCCACCAAATTGAGCCGCCGCAGATGATAGCGACTAAGGCTCCGCCGCAGACGAAGCCGGCTATAAAACTGCGCCTTTCAGGCTTCATCGCCGCCTCGCTTGGTTCGCGGCCATTGGATTGCGACCTCAGTCTTTCGGCTTTTCGTAGAGATCAATATCGCCGATGGCTCCGTCGATAAGTTCGCGCAAGGCAACCAACGTGTCTCGAGCGCGGAGCGCCGAGCGTCCAGCCATGTAAGGACCGGCAGGCGGTAGATCATCTGCTGGTGACGCTGTGACGGTGCCTCCGGTTTGGCCGGTGCTGATCTCGGCGATGCGGCCACCATTGATACCGAAATAGGCGGCAATGTCGTGCTGCTTATCTCCGCGAACCAGCATGCCTTTTACGGTCGCGATCTCACCTTCGCTCAATGCCATAGAAGTCTCCTTCTTGCGAATCGGGAGACGTCACGATGGCACAATGCAGGGTAGCAGCGTGGGGACGGAGACCGTTATCCCGCTTTTTCACAGGGACTTAATCGCTGACGTTGCCTGTCTCGTCGATCCTGTGAGCGGTTATCGTCGGAAGGACGACATTCTGCAGTTGCGGATTGGCCGGATCACCATGCATTCCAATAATGAGGTGGGCCTTCATCACCATTGCCCGTGAAACGAACGTCTCGGGCGCGGCAAAAACTAATCGATCAAGCTGACTCTGCTTGATGCCGAAGGCGTTGAATATCGCCATGAACGCCGTTTGACCCGCGAAATCCACAGCCTTGGCAAATTCAAAGTCCGATTCCCGCTCCTGAATCGTTTCCTCGATCTGTTCTCGTGCTCGCCCGTGCATCAAGCCATTCCTGATGTCGAATAGATCACTTTGAATCTGCGAGCCAACCTTCAGACGCGTCAGGAGGGCTTCTATCCGTTGCTTTTGAAACGGTCGGTGAGTTGATACTTCATCGCAAGTTGGACAAATGAGATCCGAACGGCATTTCTGGCACTTGTCGGCAACGACATGCTTGTCGGTTGTGGTCCCAGCGATCAATTCCAGCACAAACCAAAAGTACTGGAACTGATCCTCCATTAGGGCGGAGCCGACGCCTGCCGAGTACCAGCGCAGGGCGCGATCTACAACGACAGCGTTTGGCGTTGTTTGCAGTTCTTTGACGCTTTCGAGTAATTCGGCAGTTATCGCTTCTGGTCGGTCTCGGTGGTTGTCTCGTCCATATGCAAACTGCTCTCTGTGTTCAACGCCGGGAGTCCAATCCATCAGAAATCGATTGCGGACGAGTTTAAAGCCAGCTCCAGTCACAAAGCTAAGAAGGCGCAGAAACTGCCGTGCCGAATTTAGCGCGAGGTCCTCGGCAGCGGAAATTCCTTCGGCTTGGAGGATGATCCGTAGTTCAAGGTCCTCCTCCAGTTCAGGCTCGCTCTCGGTCAAACCCGATAGGGTAAGTTTGTAGTCGCCGCGCGGGTGTTCATAATGCAGTTCAGGGGTTGCTTTAGCCAGATGCAGATCGGCGCTAAGTCGATAGACAGCAAGCCAAGTTTTCATTGCTGCCATCCTCATCAAGTGACCGATAGATGAACTTGATAGGCGTCTGCGCTGGGATTGTAGGAGAGGATCGCGAGTGAAATTCCTTGTACAATGCGAACAAAACTCTCGGGATCGCCTTCGTGATCGAGGAAGGGATAGCGCTTTGACGCACGGCTCGGCGTGGGGTCATACCGCTCGCCGCCATCCGTCTCGATGACCGAATGAGGATTGAAGTTGACCAGCGGGACGAGGCCCCGACTCGTCTTCTCGTGATCAAATACCATCCAGCCATGAACGACTCTGCAGCCGGGATTGTCTCTTGCCCATGTGCCAGCGTTCTGGTGGCACTCGAATTCTCGATGGGTTTCATCGACCATCTTGTAAGGGACGACAATGCCGTCTTGTCGGCGTGCATAGAGTCGCTTTGCAAGCGTCAGCAGCTCATCCACGAATCAATCTCCGGCACATTCGTCGTCCAAAGATTGTAGCAGAACGGGCGGAGCCCCACGGCAGGACCAGAGGTCACCGCGTCCGTCCATGGGGGATAGATCGGGGGAATGATCGCCCACAGGCGGAATAATTGAGCAAATTCAAGGAGGTTGCTCGGATGGAGCGAAGCGAAATCCGAGACCTTTGGTGAAGCCTCCCGCATTCCGCTTCGCTCCATGCGGGCTACGCTTGGCTGCTGCGATTTGACCGCCTTGCCGCCGACCTCACCCAAGACTAGGCTCCCTCCCCGCGACAACGAGGTTCGGAGAAATTTGCCATGTCACCAGCGGAAGCCCGCCTGAAGGAAGTGCCGTCGAACATGACGGAGGCCGAGTGGCAGCAACGGGTCAATCTCGCCGCCTGCTATCGCCTGGTCGCGCTCTATGGCTGGGATGATCTGGTCGACACCCACATCTCCGCGCGCGTGCCCGGCCCCGACCATCACTTCCTCATCAACCCCTACGGGCTGATGTTCGACGAGATCACGGCGTCGAGCCTGGTGAAGGTCGATCTTCACGGCAACCAGCTCAGCGAGAGCGAGTACAGCATCAACCCGGCCGGCTTTACCATTCACTCGGCGATCCACGAGGTGCGCGAGGACGCGATCTGCGTGCTGCATCTCCACACGCTCGACGGCACCGCGGTCTCGAGCAGCGCCGAAGGCCTGTTGCCGCTGAACCAGACCGCGCAGCTCGTCACCCACGACCTCGCCTATCACGACTATGAAGGCATCGCGCTGGATCACGAAGAGCGGCCGCGGCTTCAGAACGACCTCGGCGACCATAATCACATGCTGCTGCGCAACCATGGCACGCTGACGGTCGGCCGTTCGGTCGCCTCCGCGTTCGAGCGCATGTATCACCTCGAGCGCGCCTGCTCGATGCAGGTGCGCACGCGCGCGCTGGGCACGCCGGTCTATCCGGTCGACGACATCGCGATCGACAAGAACACCGAGCTGCTCGCCAACCGCGACCGCGCCGAGCTGCGCGCCACCAACCTGGTGTGGCCGCCGTTGCTGCGCAAGCTCGATCGCGAGCTGCCGGGTTACCGATCTTGAGTTTTCCGGGATTTCGTGTAGGGTAGGTCTCAACACCCTCTGCACGTTTTGGAATGAAACGCCGCCCAATTCCGGGCGGCGTTTTTGTTTGTTGCTGCCGTCATTGCGAGGAGCTCTTCGCGACGAAGCAATCCAGGCCGTTTCCGCGGAAAGATTCTGGATTGCTTCGCTTCGCTCGCAATGACGATGAAGAAGCCTCGGAGGGATGGTGGGCACGGCGCGCGAAGAGCGCGCCTTTGCCCATCCTACAGCAGAGTGCCTCTACTTCACCTCCGCCAGTGCCGCGAGGATGCGGGCCCAGGAGCGAATGCCCTTCTGGAAGCTCTTGAGATCGTACTTCTCGTTCGGCGAATGGATGTTGTCGTCGTCGAGCCCGAAGCCGACCAGCAGCGAATCGAGACCAAGCGCGCGCTTGAAGTCGGCGACGATCGGGATCGAGGCGCCCGAGCCTATCAGCACGGTCTCCTTGCCCCACTCCTCGGTCAGCGCGGTCTTGGCGGCGGCGAGCGGCTTCATGTTCCAGTCGAGCGCGATGGCGGGGCCGGCGGAATGATCGCCGAATTCGACCTTGCAGTCCCCGGGAATCCGCGCCGACACGTAATCGCGAAACGCCTTGCGGATCTTGGCGGGATCCTGTCCCTGGACCAGGCGGAATGAGACCTTGGCCGAGGCGTGCGACGGGATCACCGTCTTTGAGCCTTCGCCGATATAGCCGCCCCAGATGCCGTTGACGTCGCAGGTCGGACGCGTGGAGGCCTGCTCGACCAGGAGCCGGCCCTTCTCGCCGGCCGGAATCGACAGCCCGACCGGGTTGAGGAACGTCTCCGGCGTGAAGTCGAGCTTCTTCCACTGCGCCAGGATCTCCGGCGGTGCGTCCTTCACGCCGTCATAGAACCCTGGAATGGTGATGTGGTTGTCATCGTCGAACAGCCCGCCGAGAATTTTGGTCAACACCCGGATCGGGTTCATCGCGGTGCCGCCGAACACGCCGGAATGCAGGTCGCGATTGGCGGCGGTAATCTTCACCTCTTCGTAGAGGAGGCCGCGCAGCGACGTCGTGATCGCCGGCGTGTCGCGGTCCCACATGCCGGTGTCGCAGACCAGCACGTAGTCGGCCTTGAACTCGTCCTTGTTGGCTTCGACGAACGGCACGAAATTCTTGGAGCCGACTTCCTCCTCGCCTTCGATCAGGAAGGTGACGTCGATCGGCAGCGAGCCCGTCACCGCCTTCCAGGCACGGCAGGCCTCGACGAAGGTCATCACCTGGCCCTTGTCGTCCTCGGCGCCACGCGCGACGATGATCTTGCGGCCATCGGCGTGATCGGTGACGACAGGCTCGAACGGCGGACGGTGCCAGAGATCGAGCGGATCGACCGGCTGCACGTCGTAGTGGCCGTAGAACAGCACGTGCGGTCGTCCGCCCGTCTTGCTCTTTCCGACGACGGCAGGATGGCCGGCGGTCGGCCTCACCTCGGTCGCGACGCCGAGGCTCGCGATGTCCTTGGCGAGGTGCTCGGCGGCCGCCTTGCAGTCGGCAGCGAAAGCGGGATCGGCGGAAATCGACTTGATCCGCAACAACGAGAACAGACGCTCCAGGCTGTTATCGAACTCCTTGTCGATATGGTCGAGCACGGATTGAAGCTGAGCATTGGCCATGGTCGTATTCCCTGACTGCTGGTCTCAAGAGGGCTTTAAGTTCCAAGATGGCTTGAGTTTCAAGACGCCTTGAGTTTTAGCTTCGCCGCGGCGTCGGAGCCAGCCGCAACCGGCGGATGCCGGATGTGCCAGGCGAGGCTACCTGCGAGGACCGCCGTGGCCATGAGATTATTGCCCCAGGCCTGGATGACGTTGGGAAACGGCGGCAGCGACAGCAGCATGAGAATGCCGGCGGCGCCGAGGGCAAGCCAGGTTCCCAACCGGACCTTGGCCCGTTCGTCGAAGGCGGCGCGATGCGTCAGCACCGTCAGCGGGAAGAACAGCCACATGAAGTAGTATTGCCGCGCCAACGGCGAGGCCACCGTCATCAGGCAGAACAGAATGCCGAGCTCCTCGGCGTCAGATCGCGCCGTTCGCCGCGCTTGCTGCGGCATCACCGCGACGAAGCCAAGCCCGAGCAAGGCCGACACCGCGAGCACGATCCAGTTCGCCGTCTTGTAGTCGACGTCGATGACATTCATCGTGCGCGGCGGCTTGTTGGGATCGTCCTGATTGTAGTTCAACGGCCGGACCAGCCGGTGCGTCACGGCGATGACGGACTGGTTGACCCATGACCAGTTCTGCTCGTCGCGCTGTCCGAAGCCCCTCTCCGAGCTCGATCCGATCATGCCCTGGTACCAGGTCTTCAGCTCGGCCGCGTTGCGCTCGAAGCCGCGAATGGGCGCGGGTACGACGTAGAGAAGGATGCCGATGAAGGCGGCCATGCTGAGGACGGCTGCCCACTGCCGCCGCCACACCAGATAGGGCAGCACCGCGATGGGAAACACCTTGATTGCGGTGGCGAGCGCAAACATGAAGCCTGCGAGCCAGGACCACCGACGCTGCAAACTCCAGAAGCCGGAGAGCATCATCGCAAGCAGCACGAGGTTCGGCTGGCCGAGGTCGAACATGTCGAACACGAAGGTCACGGTCACGAGGGCCGGCAGCGCTTCCAGCCAGGGGCCCGGTCTGCGGTCCGATCCGGTCATCGCATTGGATAGGATCCCCGTGTACCACCACGCCACCATATTCAGGATCGACAGCACGACGTAGAGCGGGATCTTGCCGAACCAGCTCGGGATCGCGAGCAGAATCGCCGGCAGCGGCGGATAGATGAACTCGAAATATTCGCCGACATCGCTGGGATAGAGCGGCCTGCCCTGCAAGACCTGCTGCCCGGCCCAGTACCACAGACCGTAATCCTTGGACTTGCCGTGGCCGAAGATCTCGGGACCGAGGACATCGGCCATCAGGATGACGCAGCAGAGCAGGAAGAGGAGATCGAGCGGCGCGCGCAGCGAGAGGGGTCTGAGCGCGCCGGGGTTGGGTGAGGAGTTGGGCAAGGTCACATGCGGTCCAGTCTGGGGAACCTAGCACCTAGCAGACCGGCGGAGGCTTGGAGAGCCCCCTTCACCCGATTTTGTAGCTGCCGCGAACTCCAGCTCCTGCGCATCTGCCTTCGCTGAAGCTTCGCAGACAGAAGCGGAGCGAGGTCGGGGATGGATGGCCCCAAACGCGTCATTCTGCCTACCTTCGCAGCAGTCCACCGAGCGCGCCGCGGACCAGCGCGCGGCCGACCGAGCCGCCAAGCTGGCCACCGACCGATTTACCGAGATCGGCCACGACGCCGCCGACCACCTTGCCGGTGACCGTGCGCGTGACGTCGCGCGCGATGCGCTGGCCGGTCGTCAGCCGATTGCGTCCGGTGTTGGTGCCGAAGATGGTGCCGACGATCGAGCCGATCTGGCCGAGGATGCCGCCACCGCTTCCGCCCGCGGCGCCGTCGGCCGACGCCGCCGTGCCGGCGATGCGCTTCTGGATGATCTCGTAGGCGGAGTCGGAATCGATCGCGGTGTCGTATTTGCCCTTGACCGGGCTCGCATCCATGATTGCCTTGCGCTCCTCCGGTGTGATCGGCCCGATGCGGGCCGATGGCGGGCGGATCATCACCCGCTCGACCATCGCCGGCGTGCCGTTGCCTTCGAGGAAGGACACCAGCGCCTCGCCCTTGCCGAGCTCCATGATCACCTTGGCGGTATCCAGCTTCGGGTTGGGCCGGAAGGTCTGGGCCGCGGCGGCGACAGCCTTCTGATCGCGCGGGGTGAAGGCGCGTAGCGCATGCTGCACCCGGTTGCCCATCTGGCCGAGCACGCGGTCGGGC encodes the following:
- a CDS encoding phage terminase small subunit P27 family; translated protein: MAAKSQKQEVLMRPGPSPEPLRLRILKGNPGKRRLPLNEPQPPIPPAMPEPPPHITGYASDEWWGIGPALLRLGILTECDIAAFSAYCHSYGQWRMAAEALARMQAGDPLMNAQIIKSKYGDAVANPLVSIVRKHAGDVVRYAAEFGLTSAARARLSAGGFAPPSPPSKFDGLLGGSVVPMKPRGDEDA
- the mauJ gene encoding methylamine utilization protein MauJ; the encoded protein is MKTWLAVYRLSADLHLAKATPELHYEHPRGDYKLTLSGLTESEPELEEDLELRIILQAEGISAAEDLALNSARQFLRLLSFVTGAGFKLVRNRFLMDWTPGVEHREQFAYGRDNHRDRPEAITAELLESVKELQTTPNAVVVDRALRWYSAGVGSALMEDQFQYFWFVLELIAGTTTDKHVVADKCQKCRSDLICPTCDEVSTHRPFQKQRIEALLTRLKVGSQIQSDLFDIRNGLMHGRAREQIEETIQERESDFEFAKAVDFAGQTAFMAIFNAFGIKQSQLDRLVFAAPETFVSRAMVMKAHLIIGMHGDPANPQLQNVVLPTITAHRIDETGNVSD
- a CDS encoding class II aldolase/adducin family protein; translation: MSPAEARLKEVPSNMTEAEWQQRVNLAACYRLVALYGWDDLVDTHISARVPGPDHHFLINPYGLMFDEITASSLVKVDLHGNQLSESEYSINPAGFTIHSAIHEVREDAICVLHLHTLDGTAVSSSAEGLLPLNQTAQLVTHDLAYHDYEGIALDHEERPRLQNDLGDHNHMLLRNHGTLTVGRSVASAFERMYHLERACSMQVRTRALGTPVYPVDDIAIDKNTELLANRDRAELRATNLVWPPLLRKLDRELPGYRS
- a CDS encoding M20/M25/M40 family metallo-hydrolase produces the protein MANAQLQSVLDHIDKEFDNSLERLFSLLRIKSISADPAFAADCKAAAEHLAKDIASLGVATEVRPTAGHPAVVGKSKTGGRPHVLFYGHYDVQPVDPLDLWHRPPFEPVVTDHADGRKIIVARGAEDDKGQVMTFVEACRAWKAVTGSLPIDVTFLIEGEEEVGSKNFVPFVEANKDEFKADYVLVCDTGMWDRDTPAITTSLRGLLYEEVKITAANRDLHSGVFGGTAMNPIRVLTKILGGLFDDDNHITIPGFYDGVKDAPPEILAQWKKLDFTPETFLNPVGLSIPAGEKGRLLVEQASTRPTCDVNGIWGGYIGEGSKTVIPSHASAKVSFRLVQGQDPAKIRKAFRDYVSARIPGDCKVEFGDHSAGPAIALDWNMKPLAAAKTALTEEWGKETVLIGSGASIPIVADFKRALGLDSLLVGFGLDDDNIHSPNEKYDLKSFQKGIRSWARILAALAEVK
- a CDS encoding glycosyltransferase family 87 protein is translated as MADVLGPEIFGHGKSKDYGLWYWAGQQVLQGRPLYPSDVGEYFEFIYPPLPAILLAIPSWFGKIPLYVVLSILNMVAWWYTGILSNAMTGSDRRPGPWLEALPALVTVTFVFDMFDLGQPNLVLLAMMLSGFWSLQRRWSWLAGFMFALATAIKVFPIAVLPYLVWRRQWAAVLSMAAFIGILLYVVPAPIRGFERNAAELKTWYQGMIGSSSERGFGQRDEQNWSWVNQSVIAVTHRLVRPLNYNQDDPNKPPRTMNVIDVDYKTANWIVLAVSALLGLGFVAVMPQQARRTARSDAEELGILFCLMTVASPLARQYYFMWLFFPLTVLTHRAAFDERAKVRLGTWLALGAAGILMLLSLPPFPNVIQAWGNNLMATAVLAGSLAWHIRHPPVAAGSDAAAKLKLKAS